ATCAGGATGCGGATGACGCGCTGGAGCGCGCCGGGAACATCGATTTCGGTGGCGCACATCAGGGGCACGAGCTTAAGCCCCATTTCGCGCACGGCGTAGGCGGGATAGTCGGCGTTGAGATCGCGGGTGGCGGTGATGAAGAC
This portion of the Candidatus Zixiibacteriota bacterium genome encodes:
- the aroH gene encoding chorismate mutase, with amino-acid sequence VFITATRDLNADYPAYAVREMGLKLVPLMCATEIDVPGALQRVIRILILVNTDRPQDQIKHLYLGDAARLRPDLAGEEA